The genomic stretch TAGTGAAATCATAATCTAGTATAACTTTCTGAACATTTCCGTCTATAGGTTTTCTTCCCTGAACAAATACACACATTACACCTTCATCATATTTCAAATTATAAGCAACTAATTCTGCTACTTTATCATAATCTACCATTAATTTGATAGGTATTTGCGATATTATTGTCTGTATTTCTTCCAAGACAACTTGTTTTTTCTGCTGTTTTTGAGGCGGCAGTACCATGACACCTCTCCATTTGTCAGCAACATTGATAACTGGTATGATAGATACTGATTTTAATTCATCATAAAATACATATCCATGCTCTGTAGATCTATAATTACCAGTCATTTTATCAAACTTCACATTCTTACCAGCTTTTATACCCTCACGTTTAGAAATGGATCTTAATATGGCATCTCCGGGGTGAACATAATTTTTTACAAGTTCTTCATACAAATTTTGATCCTTACTATCAATATCCACAATTTGATCATAAATTTCTCTGGTATTAATTGTATTATCATAATAAAACTCATAATTGTTAGGATCTATTGATAATGTTGGTTTTATAATTTCCTTAGCCATATATTCTCCTTAAAAATCTGCAAAAAACTATTCTCATTTCTTACACAAGAAGAGCATAACATCTCCTCTATTAAATAATTTAACATATTTATCAAAAAAAGCTTTAATTATTTTATTAGGTTTCTTCTCTATTGGTATAGATCCCCAAGAAAAATCACTAATAATATTAAAACCAATATTTTTCATATAATTCGATAATGTAGTCTTTGAAAACAGCCATAAATGCTGCGGCATAACAGCCCTCCAAGCTCCTTTATACTTTTTTGCAAACATACCGTCTGCGTTTGGTGTTGTTATTGCCAAATACCCGCCTTTAGCAAGTATTCTGTAAATTTCTTTTAAAGTATCTGCAGGATTGGGTACATGTTCTATAACATGTGAAAAGTGTATAAATGAAAAATAATCACTGTCAAATCCTACTTCTAGTAAAGGTTTTTCATGAACTACAACACCGTAATTTTTTCTTGCATACTCAGCAGATGATGAACATATTTCAATACCCTGAGCATTATAGCCCTTAGTCTTTAAATAATTAAGCATCATTCCAGTAGCACATCCTATATCAAGTACATTTTTATTAGGAAGTTTGCTTTCTATTTTATCAAAGCCTATATCTTTCATAGCAAGCTTCATAAGACCAAAAAAATTGTCCTGATTGGTTACTTCATATTCAAAATAATTATCACTATATATATCATTTATCTCTTCT from Brachyspira murdochii DSM 12563 encodes the following:
- a CDS encoding class I SAM-dependent methyltransferase, with protein sequence MAEGKECEFCGSTKSEVYIKTDLVSYNKCLNCGLIYQYPVLSQEEINDIYSDNYFEYEVTNQDNFFGLMKLAMKDIGFDKIESKLPNKNVLDIGCATGMMLNYLKTKGYNAQGIEICSSSAEYARKNYGVVVHEKPLLEVGFDSDYFSFIHFSHVIEHVPNPADTLKEIYRILAKGGYLAITTPNADGMFAKKYKGAWRAVMPQHLWLFSKTTLSNYMKNIGFNIISDFSWGSIPIEKKPNKIIKAFFDKYVKLFNRGDVMLFLCKK